In Paralcaligenes sp. KSB-10, the following are encoded in one genomic region:
- the hfq gene encoding RNA chaperone Hfq produces the protein MSNKGQTLQDPFLNALRKDHVPVSIYLVNGIKLQGQVESFDQYVVLLRNTVTQMVYKHAISTVVPARPVSFQVDEPAE, from the coding sequence ATGAGCAACAAAGGGCAAACACTACAAGATCCATTCCTCAATGCTTTACGTAAGGATCACGTGCCCGTATCAATTTATCTCGTCAACGGAATCAAATTGCAGGGACAAGTCGAATCGTTCGATCAGTACGTCGTCCTGTTGCGTAATACCGTGACTCAAATGGTTTATAAGCACGCGATTTCCACTGTTGTACCGGCCCGACCAGTCAGCTTCCAAGTGGACGAACCCGCTGAGTAA
- a CDS encoding ATP phosphoribosyltransferase regulatory subunit — protein MSNWLLPESLADILPAEARRIEELRRDLLDLYRTYGFELVAPPLVEYIDSLLTGTGGDLNLRTCKLVDQLSGRTLGVRADMTPQVSRIDAHLLNREGVTRLCYCGSVLHARPAGLLSDRELLQIGAELFGHAGVEADIEIIQLAFESVRRAGVDNARLDLSHPGVAHAIIDADPALAGSADEIFALLSIKDVPGLVELSKRLPDMQDASLQALLVLPSLYGGVEVLARAKSALPGLPAVHAALANLETLVHAMPKYEFGIDLADLGSGYGYHSGVVFSIYAEGWHDALVKGGRYDGIGRAFGRARPATGFSLDLRKLSSGLEAPAVAKAVRAPWGTDPLLVDALRALREAGEIVVQALPGQSQRLDEFIVDRELVLENGAWKVRAI, from the coding sequence ATGTCCAATTGGTTGTTGCCAGAAAGCCTGGCCGATATTCTTCCCGCCGAGGCTCGCCGCATAGAAGAACTGCGACGCGATTTGCTGGATTTGTACCGCACGTACGGGTTCGAGCTTGTGGCTCCGCCTCTGGTGGAATACATAGACTCCTTGCTTACGGGGACCGGCGGCGATCTCAATTTGCGTACCTGCAAGCTGGTTGACCAGCTCTCCGGCCGCACTCTGGGAGTGCGCGCCGACATGACACCGCAGGTGTCGCGTATTGACGCCCATTTACTGAATCGCGAGGGGGTTACCAGGCTTTGCTATTGCGGTTCAGTGCTGCATGCCCGGCCGGCGGGGCTGCTGTCCGATCGCGAGTTATTGCAAATTGGCGCCGAATTATTCGGCCATGCCGGCGTCGAAGCCGACATTGAAATCATCCAGCTTGCCTTCGAAAGCGTAAGGCGCGCCGGTGTCGACAACGCCAGGCTGGACCTGAGCCATCCGGGGGTGGCGCATGCCATTATCGATGCGGATCCGGCCCTGGCCGGCTCGGCCGACGAGATCTTCGCGCTGCTCAGCATCAAGGACGTACCCGGCCTGGTCGAGCTAAGTAAGCGTTTGCCCGATATGCAAGACGCCAGCTTGCAGGCATTATTGGTGCTTCCGTCTTTGTATGGCGGGGTCGAAGTGCTTGCGCGGGCCAAAAGCGCCTTGCCCGGACTGCCCGCCGTGCATGCGGCATTGGCCAACCTCGAAACCCTTGTGCATGCCATGCCCAAGTACGAATTCGGCATCGATCTGGCCGATCTGGGCAGCGGATATGGCTACCACTCCGGCGTTGTGTTTTCAATTTATGCCGAAGGCTGGCACGATGCCCTGGTCAAGGGCGGTCGCTACGACGGCATAGGCAGGGCCTTCGGCCGGGCCCGGCCGGCAACGGGGTTCAGCCTCGATTTGCGCAAGCTGTCGTCCGGGCTCGAGGCGCCTGCCGTGGCCAAGGCGGTCCGGGCCCCCTGGGGCACCGATCCTTTGCTGGTCGATGCCCTGCGCGCCTTGCGCGAGGCGGGCGAGATCGTGGTCCAGGCCTTGCCTGGGCAGTCGCAGCGGCTGGATGAATTCATCGTTGATCGGGAACTGGTTCTCGAAAACGGGGCATGGAAGGTAAGAGCGATTTAG
- the hflX gene encoding GTPase HflX codes for MKALIVSVDLGSPDFQAHADEFVMLAKGAGAEIAGTLIARRSRPDAAHFIGSGKLEEGILLADETQAEIILFDQPLTPAQQRNLERGFNRRVVDRVALILDIFALRAKSHEGKLQVELAQLQHLSTRLTRMWSHLERQRGGIGMRGPGEAQLEMDRRMIGAKVRLLRERLDRVQRQRTTQRRSRARGGILSVSLVGYTNAGKSTLFNALTRADAYAADQLFATLDTTTRRIWIEGAGQVVISDTVGFIRDLPPTLIAAFRATLEETIQADLLLHVVDASSHQRDEQIAEVDKVLADIGADEAPRILVYNKIDEAGYEPRVERNEHGTIARVFVSALKRAGLDGLRGAIVESDQIAGNNAFNVENI; via the coding sequence ATGAAAGCTTTGATCGTAAGCGTTGATTTGGGCAGTCCCGATTTCCAGGCGCATGCCGATGAATTCGTCATGCTTGCCAAAGGCGCCGGAGCCGAGATTGCAGGAACGCTGATTGCGCGCCGTTCTCGCCCCGACGCGGCGCATTTCATAGGTTCGGGCAAGCTCGAAGAAGGAATTCTGCTTGCCGACGAAACGCAGGCGGAAATCATCCTGTTCGACCAGCCCCTGACCCCGGCCCAGCAACGCAACCTCGAGCGTGGCTTCAATCGCCGGGTGGTCGATCGGGTTGCCCTGATCCTGGATATTTTTGCCTTGCGTGCCAAAAGCCATGAAGGCAAGCTGCAGGTTGAACTGGCTCAGCTGCAGCATCTTTCCACGCGCCTGACCCGCATGTGGTCGCACCTGGAACGGCAACGCGGCGGGATAGGCATGCGCGGGCCAGGCGAGGCCCAGCTAGAAATGGACCGCCGCATGATAGGCGCCAAAGTGCGCCTGTTGCGCGAGCGCCTGGATCGGGTGCAGCGGCAGCGCACCACCCAGCGGCGTTCCCGGGCGCGCGGCGGCATATTGTCGGTTTCGCTGGTAGGCTACACCAACGCGGGCAAGTCCACTTTGTTCAATGCCCTGACGCGTGCCGATGCCTACGCGGCCGACCAGCTTTTTGCCACGCTCGACACCACGACGCGTCGGATCTGGATCGAAGGGGCGGGGCAGGTGGTGATTTCGGATACCGTGGGTTTTATCCGGGATTTGCCCCCCACGCTTATTGCGGCGTTCAGGGCTACGCTCGAGGAAACCATTCAGGCCGATCTGCTGTTGCATGTCGTGGATGCCTCCAGCCACCAGCGTGACGAACAAATTGCCGAGGTCGACAAGGTGCTTGCGGACATCGGCGCGGACGAGGCCCCGCGGATTTTGGTGTATAACAAGATAGACGAGGCGGGTTATGAGCCCCGCGTCGAGCGTAACGAACATGGTACCATTGCGCGAGTCTTTGTGAGCGCCCTGAAGCGTGCGGGCCTGGATGGTTTGCGCGGGGCTATTGTCGAGTCAGATCAAATCGCGGGAAATAATGCGTTTAATGTCGAAAATATTTAA
- the hflC gene encoding protease modulator HflC produces the protein MQRLFPALVGLVIVLAVLSSCVFVVRERDSALLFALGEVRETITQPGLYFKLPPPFENVVLLDKRLQTIESTDPERIQTAEKKNLLIDSFVKWRISDPRLFYVTFGANDRAAQERLQAQIRDALNASVNVRTVKDVVSSERDKIMDEVLTTVEARAKPLGVQVVDVRLRRIEFAPEISESVYRRMEAERKQEANRLRATGAADSEKIRAQADREREEILAKAYAQAQGIKGEGDAKANSIYSEAYGKNPKFFSFYKSLEAYRAAFSKPGDMLVLSPKSDFFKYWNSASGVKPATP, from the coding sequence ATGCAACGTTTATTTCCCGCTCTGGTTGGCCTGGTGATCGTCCTGGCCGTTCTTTCTTCGTGCGTATTTGTGGTGCGCGAGCGCGACTCCGCCTTGCTGTTTGCCCTGGGCGAGGTACGTGAAACCATCACCCAGCCAGGTTTGTATTTCAAGCTGCCGCCGCCGTTTGAAAACGTGGTGTTGCTCGACAAACGCCTGCAAACCATAGAAAGCACCGATCCCGAGCGCATTCAAACGGCCGAAAAGAAAAACCTGCTGATTGACTCCTTCGTCAAATGGCGGATTTCCGATCCCCGCCTGTTTTACGTTACTTTCGGTGCCAATGACCGTGCCGCGCAAGAACGTCTGCAAGCGCAGATCCGCGATGCCCTGAACGCCTCGGTCAACGTGCGCACTGTAAAAGATGTGGTTTCCAGCGAACGCGACAAAATCATGGACGAGGTGCTGACGACCGTCGAGGCGCGTGCCAAGCCGCTGGGCGTCCAGGTGGTCGATGTGCGTTTGCGCCGTATCGAGTTTGCTCCTGAAATTTCCGAATCGGTTTACCGGCGCATGGAAGCGGAACGCAAACAAGAGGCCAATCGATTGCGTGCAACCGGGGCGGCGGATAGTGAAAAAATCCGTGCCCAGGCCGACAGGGAGCGTGAAGAGATTCTGGCCAAGGCCTATGCCCAGGCGCAGGGGATCAAAGGCGAGGGCGATGCCAAGGCCAACTCGATTTATTCCGAGGCCTATGGCAAGAATCCCAAGTTTTTCAGCTTCTACAAAAGCCTCGAGGCATATCGTGCGGCGTTCTCGAAGCCTGGCGACATGCTTGTGCTGAGCCCCAAGTCCGATTTTTTCAAATACTGGAATTCGGCCTCCGGAGTCAAGCCCGCCACGCCTTGA
- the hflK gene encoding FtsH protease activity modulator HflK translates to MRLMSKIFNLNDPGWGRGNNNGSEPPRRPNKGEGPPDLDEVWRDFNNRIGSLFGRKPKRGGSSNGGSGGGNNGSFLPMPKNTPKVIAIVLIIALGLWLASGFLIVQEGQVAVVTKFGKYKATLPPGLQWRLPYPIEDHQMVNISQLRTFEVGFRGSSRNKILPESLMLTNDENIVDVQFVVQYRLMSDGAPDYLFKTSHPDESVRQVAETAMREIVGKKPMDFILYSGRTEVAADVQKLTQSILDRYKTGIQISTVAIQNVQPPEQVQAAFDDAVKAGQDRERQINEGNAYSNKVLPEAQGQVARLVQEAEGYRAKVVGDALGDTARFNSIEAEYAKAPEILRERLYLSTMQEILERASKVMIDTQSSNNMLYLPLDKIMQQVSRAQTDANAPIAAAAAAATTPAPSTTKPAASPVRRKDPPASLQDSLSINRFSR, encoded by the coding sequence ATGCGTTTAATGTCGAAAATATTTAATTTGAATGACCCCGGTTGGGGGCGTGGCAATAATAACGGTTCCGAGCCACCGCGCCGTCCGAACAAAGGCGAGGGGCCGCCCGATCTCGACGAAGTCTGGCGCGATTTCAATAACCGCATTGGTTCTCTGTTCGGCCGTAAACCCAAACGCGGCGGCAGCTCCAATGGCGGCAGCGGCGGCGGCAACAACGGCAGTTTCCTGCCCATGCCCAAAAACACGCCCAAGGTCATCGCCATCGTCCTGATCATCGCTCTGGGCTTGTGGCTTGCCAGCGGCTTTCTCATTGTGCAGGAAGGCCAGGTTGCCGTGGTAACCAAATTCGGCAAGTACAAGGCCACACTGCCTCCGGGTCTGCAGTGGCGCTTGCCGTATCCCATTGAAGACCATCAAATGGTCAATATTTCGCAATTGCGCACGTTTGAAGTCGGTTTTCGCGGCTCGTCGCGCAACAAGATTCTGCCTGAGTCGCTTATGCTCACCAACGACGAAAATATCGTCGATGTGCAGTTTGTCGTGCAGTATCGGCTGATGTCCGATGGGGCGCCCGATTATTTGTTCAAAACCAGCCATCCCGACGAATCCGTGCGCCAGGTTGCTGAAACGGCCATGCGCGAAATCGTGGGCAAAAAGCCCATGGATTTCATTTTGTATTCGGGCCGTACCGAAGTGGCGGCCGATGTGCAAAAACTCACCCAGAGCATACTCGACCGTTATAAAACAGGCATACAAATCAGTACGGTGGCGATTCAGAACGTACAACCGCCCGAGCAGGTACAGGCGGCTTTCGACGACGCGGTTAAAGCCGGTCAGGACCGGGAACGCCAGATCAACGAAGGTAATGCCTATTCCAACAAGGTTTTGCCCGAAGCGCAGGGGCAGGTGGCCCGTCTGGTTCAGGAAGCGGAAGGTTATCGCGCCAAAGTCGTGGGCGACGCCCTGGGCGACACGGCCCGCTTCAACAGTATTGAAGCCGAATACGCCAAGGCTCCTGAAATCTTGCGTGAACGCCTGTATCTGTCGACCATGCAAGAAATCCTGGAGCGTGCCAGCAAGGTCATGATCGATACGCAGTCGAGTAACAATATGTTGTATTTACCGCTAGATAAAATCATGCAGCAGGTGTCGCGCGCGCAAACCGACGCCAATGCACCCATAGCGGCGGCCGCGGCCGCCGCCACCACTCCGGCCCCCTCGACGACCAAACCTGCGGCTTCGCCGGTTCGGCGCAAAGACCCGCCTGCTTCATTGCAGGATTCTTTGTCGATCAATCGTTTCTCACGCTAA